Proteins encoded within one genomic window of Variovorax sp. OAS795:
- a CDS encoding 6-hydroxynicotinate reductase, translated as MTEHTKTDGLPGMDMPVAFDAGTGAFGKAPPRNERMSTAKVECNACPVLCQISDGRTGACDRYANREGVLVRVDPVVLLRRQIASEAPVLVPFDRPAAEKAEDGAPDWRGDLLHADEVFVTGVGSSTTYPDYKPAPFIVASKARGVDMVTVVTEGIFSYCSFKVKIDTDRFLGSEQANVRYRGEVVGHVTTAEYGSQMLSLGGVHHLTGGSKKEGRMTAELMQLLGNKKAAECTIDGGSTLVIQAGKAPIVNGVEEQRMRVGCGSAAVGIFARQFAGVADEVVVVDDHITGVLTEHQAGRCLDMAPSGIQMLGRKSTPGRYFQVANPGNGWGGTDIADPLSIIEGWEEGIARPGLRLLMTSTTGEHAQWYVLDEALKPVEHEMPAEVRRIVDRIGENCEPSLCTVLFLGGAGGSLRAGVTENPVLLTRAIKRALVNVTCGGAPAYVWPGGGITVMADVMRMPDNSFGTVPTPAIVAPIEFSMRQDDYAALGGHMEHVFSLEQALARGAWQEDGAPLSRQWVVMDDANPWPLGHAPMLG; from the coding sequence ATGACCGAACACACCAAGACAGACGGACTGCCCGGCATGGACATGCCGGTGGCCTTCGACGCCGGCACTGGCGCCTTCGGCAAGGCGCCGCCGCGCAACGAGCGCATGAGCACCGCCAAGGTCGAGTGCAACGCCTGCCCGGTGCTGTGCCAGATCTCCGACGGCCGCACCGGCGCCTGCGACCGCTACGCCAACCGCGAAGGCGTGCTGGTGCGTGTCGATCCCGTGGTGCTGCTGCGCCGGCAGATCGCGAGCGAGGCGCCGGTGCTGGTGCCCTTCGACCGCCCCGCCGCCGAGAAGGCCGAGGACGGCGCGCCCGACTGGAGAGGCGACCTGCTGCACGCCGACGAGGTCTTCGTCACCGGCGTGGGCTCGTCCACCACCTACCCCGACTACAAGCCCGCGCCTTTCATCGTGGCCTCCAAAGCCCGGGGCGTCGACATGGTCACCGTCGTCACCGAAGGCATCTTCAGCTACTGCAGCTTCAAGGTGAAGATCGACACCGACCGCTTCCTCGGCTCCGAGCAGGCCAACGTGCGCTACCGCGGCGAAGTGGTCGGCCATGTCACCACGGCCGAATACGGCTCGCAGATGCTGTCGCTCGGCGGCGTGCACCACCTCACCGGCGGCAGCAAGAAGGAAGGCCGCATGACGGCCGAGCTGATGCAGCTCCTGGGCAACAAGAAGGCCGCCGAGTGCACCATCGACGGCGGCTCCACGCTCGTCATCCAGGCCGGCAAGGCGCCCATCGTCAACGGCGTGGAAGAGCAGCGCATGCGCGTGGGCTGCGGCTCCGCCGCGGTCGGCATCTTCGCGCGCCAGTTCGCGGGTGTGGCCGACGAGGTGGTGGTGGTCGACGACCACATCACCGGCGTGCTCACCGAGCACCAGGCCGGCCGCTGCCTCGACATGGCACCTTCGGGCATCCAGATGCTGGGGCGCAAGTCCACGCCGGGGCGCTACTTCCAGGTGGCGAACCCGGGCAACGGCTGGGGCGGCACCGACATCGCCGATCCGCTCTCGATCATCGAAGGCTGGGAAGAGGGCATCGCGCGGCCGGGCCTGCGCCTCCTGATGACCTCGACCACCGGCGAGCACGCGCAGTGGTATGTGCTGGACGAGGCGCTGAAGCCGGTCGAACACGAGATGCCGGCCGAGGTGCGGCGCATCGTCGATCGCATCGGCGAGAACTGCGAACCGTCGCTGTGCACGGTGCTGTTCCTCGGCGGTGCGGGCGGGTCGCTGCGCGCGGGCGTCACCGAGAACCCCGTGCTGCTCACGCGCGCGATCAAGCGCGCGCTGGTCAACGTGACCTGCGGCGGCGCGCCGGCCTATGTGTGGCCCGGCGGCGGCATCACCGTGATGGCCGACGTCATGCGCATGCCCGACAACAGCTTCGGCACCGTGCCCACGCCGGCCATCGTGGCACCCATCGAGTTCAGCATGCGGCAGGACGACTACGCGGCGCTCGGCGGCCACATGGAACACGTCTTCTCGCTCGAGCAGGCGCTCGCGCGCGGCGCGTGGCAGGAAGACGGCGCGCCCTTGTCGCGCCAGTGGGTCGTCATGGACGACGCCAATCCGTGGCCGCTCGGCCATGCGCCCATGCTGGGCTGA
- a CDS encoding ABC transporter substrate-binding protein, which translates to MNPLRHVFSAAAVATLATALVPAHAQGVIKIGEVNSYKAQPAFLEPYKKGMELAVEEINAKGGVNGRKVELITRDDNANPGDAVRVAEELVAREKIDVLTGTFLSNTGLAVADFAKQKKIFFLAGEPLTDKMTWQGGNEYTFRLRPGTYMQAAMLVPEAAKLKKKRWAVVYPNYEYGQSAVAAFKTLLKAAQPDVEFVAEQAPPLGKVDAGAVVQALADAKPDAIFNVLFGADLSKFVREGNTRGLFKDRTVVSVLTGEPEYLDPLKDETPNGWIVTGYPWYGVQTPEHKAFFLAYHAKYKDYPRLGSVVGYSMIKSVAAGIDKARSTETPKLVAAFKGLQVDTPFGKISYRAEDHQSTMGAFVGKTKNENGKGVMVDYTYFDGAKFQPSAADVKKSRAAD; encoded by the coding sequence ATGAACCCATTGCGTCACGTCTTCAGCGCCGCGGCCGTCGCCACCCTGGCCACGGCCCTCGTTCCTGCCCATGCCCAGGGCGTGATCAAGATCGGCGAGGTGAACAGCTACAAGGCCCAGCCCGCCTTCCTCGAGCCCTACAAGAAGGGCATGGAGCTGGCGGTCGAAGAGATCAACGCCAAGGGCGGCGTCAACGGCCGCAAGGTCGAGCTCATCACGCGCGACGACAATGCCAACCCCGGCGACGCCGTGCGCGTGGCCGAAGAACTGGTGGCGCGCGAGAAGATCGACGTGCTCACCGGCACCTTCCTGTCGAACACCGGCCTGGCCGTGGCCGACTTCGCCAAGCAGAAGAAGATCTTCTTCCTGGCCGGCGAACCGTTGACCGACAAGATGACCTGGCAGGGCGGCAACGAATACACCTTCCGCCTGCGCCCCGGCACCTACATGCAGGCTGCGATGCTGGTGCCCGAAGCGGCCAAGCTCAAGAAGAAGCGCTGGGCCGTGGTGTACCCCAACTACGAGTATGGCCAATCGGCCGTGGCCGCCTTCAAGACGCTCCTGAAGGCCGCACAGCCCGACGTGGAGTTCGTCGCCGAACAGGCGCCGCCGCTCGGCAAGGTCGATGCGGGCGCCGTGGTGCAGGCGCTGGCCGATGCCAAGCCCGACGCCATCTTCAACGTGCTGTTCGGCGCCGACCTGTCCAAGTTCGTGCGCGAAGGCAACACCCGCGGCCTCTTCAAGGACCGCACGGTGGTGAGCGTGCTCACCGGCGAGCCCGAGTACCTCGACCCGCTGAAGGACGAAACGCCCAACGGCTGGATCGTGACCGGCTATCCCTGGTACGGCGTCCAGACGCCCGAGCACAAGGCCTTCTTCCTCGCGTACCACGCCAAGTACAAGGACTATCCGCGCCTGGGCTCGGTGGTCGGCTACAGCATGATCAAGTCGGTCGCGGCCGGCATCGACAAGGCCAGGAGCACCGAGACGCCGAAGCTCGTCGCCGCGTTCAAGGGCCTGCAGGTCGACACGCCGTTCGGCAAGATCAGCTACCGCGCCGAAGACCACCAGTCGACCATGGGCGCCTTCGTCGGCAAGACGAAGAACGAGAACGGCAAGGGCGTGATGGTCGACTACACGTACTTCGACGGCGCGAAGTTCCAGCCGAGCGCCGCCGACGTCAAGAAGTCCCGCGCGGCCGACTGA
- a CDS encoding UPF0280 family protein — protein MTAQRAALDKNRWHFNHGPIDIVAEAYGDTYAVAAAHDAAWARFGHVLDELVRELPLLRLPASDNMRPRGVVARRMWDACAAFSPMFITPMAAVAGSVAQELIAFYDRPGIERAWINNGGDIALHLAPGQSARVGVYADLARFDWRDSGILTTDGQFEISAGQPVRGVATSGWRGRSFSLGIADSVTVLSTTAAAADAAATVIANAVDVDDAAIQRRPANTCKDDSDLGDLPVTVEVPPLAPALVGSALDNGAACARALQKNGLAWAVLLVCQGQWRLVEPLCSKALPKVPSDAVGSVFA, from the coding sequence ATGACCGCCCAACGCGCCGCGCTCGACAAGAACCGCTGGCACTTCAACCACGGCCCAATCGACATCGTGGCGGAGGCCTACGGCGATACCTACGCCGTGGCCGCCGCGCACGACGCCGCATGGGCGCGCTTCGGCCATGTGCTGGACGAACTGGTGCGCGAGCTGCCGCTGCTGCGCCTGCCCGCGAGCGACAACATGCGCCCTCGCGGCGTGGTCGCCAGGCGCATGTGGGACGCCTGTGCCGCGTTCTCGCCGATGTTCATCACACCCATGGCGGCCGTGGCCGGTTCGGTGGCGCAGGAGCTGATCGCTTTCTACGATCGGCCGGGCATCGAGCGGGCCTGGATCAACAACGGCGGCGACATCGCGCTGCACCTCGCGCCCGGGCAGTCGGCGCGCGTGGGCGTCTATGCCGACCTGGCGCGCTTCGACTGGCGCGACAGCGGCATCCTCACCACCGATGGCCAGTTCGAGATCAGCGCCGGCCAGCCGGTGCGCGGCGTGGCCACCAGCGGGTGGCGCGGCCGCAGTTTCTCGCTGGGCATTGCCGACAGCGTGACCGTGCTCTCCACCACGGCGGCCGCGGCCGATGCCGCCGCCACCGTGATCGCCAATGCCGTCGACGTGGACGATGCCGCCATCCAGCGGCGCCCCGCCAACACCTGCAAGGACGACAGCGACCTGGGCGACCTTCCGGTCACGGTCGAGGTGCCGCCGCTGGCGCCCGCGCTGGTGGGAAGCGCGCTGGACAACGGCGCCGCGTGCGCCAGGGCGCTGCAGAAAAACGGGCTCGCCTGGGCTGTCCTGCTCGTTTGCCAGGGGCAGTGGCGACTTGTCGAACCCTTATGCTCGAAGGCGCTGCCAAAAGTGCCGTCCGATGCAGTTGGTTCAGTATTTGCTTAA
- a CDS encoding TetR family transcriptional regulator encodes MADSRTANGKPQRRTGVREAAAQATRDSILKAATKVFARYGYDGGSVEKISKAAKSYDRMIYYYFGSKEGLFIAVLEGIYKRMDDAEAAIALDASRPVEALTEVIRFVLGYYRKNPEFVTLLNTENLHKGRHISKSLRAREYSSRAVAIIAEILASGASQGLFRKALIARDIYLLIASTGYFYTSNRHTLTAFLGEPLESPEAITHWEDFVIETVLRTVRADEVPADEAPDNTHDEDNTKWQKSQPAPSRAKSS; translated from the coding sequence ATGGCCGACAGCCGCACCGCCAACGGCAAGCCCCAGCGCCGCACCGGCGTGCGCGAGGCCGCGGCGCAGGCCACGCGCGACAGCATCCTGAAGGCGGCGACCAAGGTGTTCGCCCGGTACGGCTACGACGGCGGCAGCGTGGAGAAGATCTCCAAGGCCGCGAAGTCGTACGACCGGATGATCTACTACTACTTCGGCAGCAAGGAAGGCCTGTTCATCGCGGTGCTCGAGGGCATCTACAAGCGCATGGACGACGCCGAGGCCGCCATCGCGCTCGATGCTTCCCGGCCCGTGGAGGCGCTCACTGAAGTGATCCGCTTCGTGCTGGGCTACTACCGCAAGAACCCCGAGTTCGTCACGCTGCTGAACACCGAGAACCTGCACAAGGGCCGGCACATCTCGAAGTCGCTGCGGGCGCGCGAATACTCTTCGCGGGCGGTGGCGATCATTGCCGAGATCCTGGCCAGCGGCGCGTCGCAGGGCCTGTTCCGCAAGGCGCTGATCGCGCGCGACATCTACCTGCTGATCGCATCCACGGGCTATTTCTACACCTCGAACCGGCACACGCTCACGGCGTTCCTGGGCGAGCCGCTGGAATCGCCCGAGGCGATCACGCACTGGGAAGACTTCGTGATCGAGACCGTGCTGCGCACCGTGCGCGCGGACGAGGTCCCGGCAGACGAGGCACCCGACAACACCCACGACGAGGACAACACAAAATGGCAGAAATCGCAGCCGGCGCCAAGTCGGGCAAAGTCGTCATAA
- a CDS encoding amino acid synthesis family protein, giving the protein MTANIRKLVIQVDETRKEMGQTIDPPTRRAVAIAVIENPYAGRFSENLDELVAIGEELGALLGQKAVKALGIEPGQAQSYGKAAIVGESGELEHAAAILHPKLGAPLRVAVEKGAALVPSAKKRGTLGTAIDVPLGHKDAAFVRSHFDAVEARVSDAPRANEIVVAVAVTDSGRPLPRIGGLQASEIKGEDGLR; this is encoded by the coding sequence ATGACCGCCAACATCCGCAAGCTCGTGATCCAGGTCGACGAGACCCGCAAGGAGATGGGCCAGACGATCGATCCGCCCACGCGCCGCGCCGTCGCCATCGCGGTGATCGAGAACCCGTACGCAGGCCGCTTCAGCGAGAACCTCGACGAGCTGGTCGCCATCGGCGAAGAACTTGGCGCGCTGCTCGGCCAGAAGGCCGTGAAGGCGCTCGGCATCGAACCGGGCCAGGCCCAGAGCTACGGCAAGGCCGCCATCGTCGGCGAGAGCGGCGAGCTCGAGCACGCAGCCGCCATCCTGCATCCCAAGCTCGGCGCGCCGCTGCGCGTGGCGGTCGAGAAGGGCGCGGCGCTCGTGCCCTCGGCCAAGAAGCGCGGCACGCTGGGCACCGCCATCGACGTGCCGCTCGGCCACAAGGATGCCGCCTTCGTGCGCAGCCACTTCGACGCCGTCGAGGCGCGCGTGTCCGACGCACCGCGCGCCAACGAGATCGTGGTGGCGGTCGCCGTCACCGACAGCGGCCGTCCGCTGCCCCGCATCGGCGGGCTGCAGGCGAGCGAAATCAAGGGCGAGGACGGGCTGCGTTGA
- a CDS encoding amidohydrolase family protein: protein MAEIAAGAKSGKVVIKNIGLLLSGDIDKPILDADTLVVNDGLITQVGKEKDCDLEGAKTVIDARQTCVAPGLIDSHVHPVFGDWTPRQGQIGWIDSTMNGGVTTMISAGEVHLPGRPKDIVGLKALAITAQRAFDNFRPGGVKVLAGAPVIEKGMVESDFKELAEAGVGLLGEVGLGSVKAGYEAKEMVAWARKYGIQSTIHTGGPSIPGSGLIDKDVVLEADADIIGHINGGHTSLPEAHVCELCEKSSRAIEIVHNGNEKVAIAAARAALDLKCPHRVILGTDGPAGSGVQPLGILRMVAMLSSIANIPAELVFCFATGNTARIRKLNCGLIEVGRDADFVFMDRAQHSPAPGLLESVRLGDIPGVGMVMIDGIVRCGRSRNTPPATEIPVVVSGGH from the coding sequence ATGGCAGAAATCGCAGCCGGCGCCAAGTCGGGCAAAGTCGTCATAAAGAACATCGGGCTCCTGCTGTCGGGCGACATCGACAAGCCCATCCTGGATGCCGACACCCTGGTGGTGAACGACGGCCTGATCACCCAGGTCGGCAAGGAAAAGGACTGCGACCTCGAAGGCGCGAAGACCGTCATCGACGCCAGGCAGACCTGCGTGGCGCCAGGCCTGATCGACAGCCACGTGCACCCGGTGTTCGGCGACTGGACACCGCGCCAGGGCCAGATCGGCTGGATCGACTCCACCATGAACGGTGGCGTGACCACCATGATCTCGGCCGGCGAGGTGCACCTGCCCGGCCGCCCGAAGGACATCGTGGGCCTGAAGGCGCTGGCCATCACGGCGCAGCGGGCGTTCGACAATTTCCGCCCCGGCGGCGTGAAGGTGCTGGCGGGCGCGCCGGTCATCGAGAAGGGCATGGTCGAGAGCGATTTCAAGGAGCTTGCCGAAGCGGGTGTGGGCCTGCTCGGCGAAGTGGGCCTGGGCTCGGTGAAGGCCGGCTACGAGGCCAAGGAGATGGTGGCCTGGGCGCGCAAGTACGGCATCCAGAGCACCATCCACACCGGTGGCCCGTCGATTCCCGGCTCGGGCCTGATCGACAAGGACGTGGTGCTCGAAGCCGACGCCGACATCATCGGCCACATCAACGGCGGCCACACCTCGCTGCCCGAGGCCCATGTGTGCGAGCTGTGCGAGAAGAGCTCGCGCGCGATCGAGATCGTGCACAACGGCAACGAGAAGGTCGCCATCGCGGCGGCCAGGGCTGCGCTCGATCTCAAGTGCCCGCACCGCGTGATCCTCGGCACCGACGGCCCCGCGGGTTCGGGCGTGCAGCCGCTGGGCATCCTGCGCATGGTGGCCATGCTCTCGTCGATCGCCAACATTCCGGCCGAGCTGGTGTTCTGCTTTGCCACCGGCAACACGGCGCGCATCCGCAAGCTGAACTGCGGGCTCATCGAAGTGGGCCGCGACGCCGACTTCGTCTTCATGGACCGCGCGCAGCATTCGCCCGCGCCCGGCCTGCTGGAGAGCGTGCGACTGGGCGACATCCCGGGCGTGGGCATGGTGATGATCGACGGCATCGTGCGCTGCGGCCGCAGCCGCAACACGCCGCCAGCGACCGAGATTCCGGTGGTGGTGTCGGGCGGGCACTGA
- a CDS encoding ferredoxin--NADP reductase: MSAFSEERVLSVHHWTDRLFTFTTTRDPALRFSNGHFTMIGLKVNNKPLLRAYSIVSPNYEEHLEFLSIKVEEGPLTSKLQHIQVGDTIIVGRKPTGTLLIDYTLPGKRLYLFGTGTGLAPFMSIIRDPETYEKFEQVILVHGVRQVDELAYHDLVTDHLPKHEFLGEMVEKQLLYYPTVTREEFRNQGRITDLISTNKLTDDLGLPPLNPVEDRVMLCGSPGLLVDLKHILEGRGFKEGNTSTPGDFVVERAFAEK, from the coding sequence ATGAGTGCTTTCAGCGAAGAACGCGTCCTGAGCGTCCACCACTGGACCGACCGCCTGTTCACCTTCACCACCACGCGCGACCCGGCGCTGCGCTTCTCGAATGGTCATTTCACGATGATCGGCCTGAAGGTCAACAACAAGCCCCTGCTGCGCGCCTACAGCATCGTGAGCCCGAACTACGAGGAGCATCTCGAGTTCCTGAGCATCAAGGTGGAGGAAGGCCCACTCACCTCGAAGCTGCAGCACATCCAGGTCGGCGACACCATCATCGTGGGCCGCAAGCCCACCGGCACGCTGCTGATCGACTACACGCTGCCGGGCAAGCGCCTGTACCTGTTCGGCACGGGCACCGGCCTCGCACCGTTCATGAGCATCATCCGCGACCCTGAGACCTACGAGAAGTTCGAGCAGGTCATCCTGGTGCACGGCGTGCGCCAGGTCGACGAGCTGGCCTACCACGACCTCGTGACCGACCACCTGCCCAAGCACGAGTTCCTGGGCGAGATGGTCGAGAAGCAGCTGCTCTACTACCCCACGGTCACGCGCGAGGAGTTCCGCAACCAGGGCCGCATCACCGACCTGATCTCGACCAACAAGCTCACCGACGACCTCGGCCTGCCGCCGCTCAACCCGGTCGAAGACCGCGTGATGCTGTGCGGCAGCCCCGGCCTCCTGGTGGACCTGAAGCACATCCTCGAAGGGCGCGGCTTCAAGGAAGGCAACACGAGCACGCCGGGCGACTTTGTCGTCGAACGCGCGTTCGCCGAAAAATAA
- a CDS encoding ABC transporter ATP-binding protein — protein MTLLKVDNLGKSFGGVKAVDGISFELKAGELLALIGPNGAGKSTTFNMVNGQLKADQGSIVFDGHELVGQKPRDIWRKGVGRTFQIAETFASLTVVENVQMAMLSHDGKLFSMWRRAADHKRDEALALLDQVGMKAQADRPCSELAYGDVKRVELAIAMANAPKLLLMDEPTAGMAPKERNSLMALTKELVVQRGLAVLFTEHSMDVVFAYADRMIVLARGRLIAQGKPLEIRDHPKVQEVYFGSGKTFEKIAEKAAAVNAAVGATA, from the coding sequence ATGACACTTCTCAAAGTAGACAACCTAGGCAAGTCTTTCGGCGGCGTCAAAGCCGTGGACGGCATCAGCTTCGAGCTCAAGGCGGGCGAACTGCTCGCCCTCATCGGCCCGAACGGCGCAGGCAAGTCCACCACCTTCAACATGGTGAACGGGCAGCTCAAGGCGGACCAGGGTTCGATCGTCTTCGACGGCCACGAGCTCGTGGGCCAGAAGCCGCGCGACATCTGGCGCAAGGGCGTGGGCCGCACCTTCCAGATCGCCGAAACCTTTGCCTCGCTCACCGTGGTGGAGAACGTGCAGATGGCCATGCTCTCGCATGACGGCAAGCTGTTCTCGATGTGGCGCCGCGCGGCCGACCACAAGCGCGACGAGGCGCTGGCGCTGCTCGACCAGGTCGGCATGAAGGCGCAGGCCGACCGGCCGTGCAGCGAGCTGGCCTATGGCGACGTCAAGCGCGTGGAGCTCGCGATCGCGATGGCCAATGCACCCAAGCTGCTGCTGATGGACGAGCCCACCGCGGGCATGGCGCCGAAGGAGCGCAACTCGCTGATGGCGCTCACCAAGGAACTGGTGGTGCAGCGCGGCCTCGCGGTGCTGTTCACCGAGCACAGCATGGACGTGGTGTTCGCGTATGCCGACCGCATGATCGTGCTGGCCCGTGGCCGCCTCATCGCGCAGGGCAAGCCGCTCGAGATCCGCGACCACCCGAAGGTGCAGGAGGTGTACTTCGGCAGCGGCAAGACATTCGAGAAGATTGCAGAAAAAGCCGCCGCAGTGAACGCGGCCGTGGGAGCAACCGCATGA
- a CDS encoding ABC transporter permease: protein MSLSSLLLQFLTGLSSASSLFLVGAGLSLIFGVTRIVNFAHGSFFMVGIYLAYTLVDKLGTLGFWPAVLIAALAVGVIGALIEMVLLRRIYKSPELFQLLATFALVLVIKDAVLYVWGPDELLGPRAPGLSGSVEILGRQFPTYDLFLIVVGPVVLGLLWLLLTRTRWGTLVRAATQDREMVSALGVNQAWLFTAVFALGATLAALGGALQLPREPATLAMDLNTIGAAFVVVVVGGMGSIPGAYVAALLLSEIKAVCIWLGVVEIFGYSVSFSKLTLVVDFIVMAIVLVWRPWGLLGRPQAPSRYVGMQEEPLRRASKGYLWLVAALGLALMAMPLFTADSPYTTVLMIDLLIAALFAASLHFIMGPAGMHSFGHAAYFGLGAYGAALLVRASGMPMELALIVAPLVAAIGAFVYGWFAVRLSGVYLAMLTLAFAQITWAVVYQWDSFTGGSNGLTGVWPSEWLSDKRTYYWLTLVLVAAGILMLRRVLFSPFGYALRAGRDSVLRADAIGIDVKRMQWTAFVIAGAAAGLAGSLYAFSKGSISPESLSVDKSVDGLVMVLLGGIQTLAGPVVGAVTFSWLHDTVARNTDYWRATLGAIILLLVLLFPQGIAGFAKQLSERLLRGRRSQADVALKEKRT from the coding sequence ATGAGCCTCTCGTCCCTGCTGCTTCAGTTCCTCACCGGGCTGTCGTCTGCTTCGTCGCTGTTCCTCGTGGGAGCCGGCCTTTCGTTGATCTTCGGCGTCACGCGCATCGTCAACTTTGCGCACGGCTCCTTCTTCATGGTGGGTATCTACCTGGCCTACACGCTGGTCGACAAGCTCGGCACGCTCGGCTTCTGGCCGGCCGTGCTGATCGCGGCACTCGCGGTGGGCGTGATCGGTGCGCTGATCGAGATGGTGCTGCTGCGCCGCATCTACAAGTCGCCAGAGCTGTTCCAGCTGCTGGCCACCTTTGCACTGGTGCTCGTCATCAAGGACGCGGTGCTGTATGTCTGGGGACCGGACGAACTGCTCGGCCCGCGTGCGCCGGGCCTGTCGGGCTCGGTCGAGATCCTGGGCCGGCAGTTTCCGACCTACGACCTGTTCCTGATCGTCGTCGGCCCGGTGGTGCTCGGCCTCCTGTGGCTGCTGCTCACGCGCACGCGCTGGGGCACGCTGGTGCGCGCCGCCACGCAAGACCGCGAGATGGTCAGCGCGCTGGGCGTGAACCAGGCCTGGCTGTTCACGGCGGTGTTCGCGCTCGGCGCCACGCTCGCAGCCCTGGGCGGTGCGCTGCAGCTGCCGCGCGAACCGGCCACGCTCGCCATGGACCTCAACACCATCGGCGCGGCCTTCGTGGTGGTGGTGGTGGGTGGCATGGGCTCGATCCCCGGCGCCTACGTGGCGGCCCTGCTGCTGTCCGAGATCAAGGCGGTCTGCATCTGGCTCGGCGTGGTCGAGATCTTCGGCTACAGCGTGTCGTTCTCCAAGCTCACGCTGGTGGTCGACTTCATCGTGATGGCCATCGTGCTGGTGTGGCGCCCCTGGGGCCTGCTCGGCCGGCCGCAAGCGCCGAGCCGCTACGTGGGCATGCAGGAAGAACCGCTGCGGCGCGCGAGCAAGGGCTACCTGTGGCTCGTCGCCGCGCTCGGCCTCGCGCTCATGGCCATGCCGCTGTTCACGGCCGATTCGCCCTACACCACGGTGCTGATGATCGACCTGCTGATCGCCGCACTCTTTGCGGCCAGCCTGCACTTCATCATGGGCCCGGCCGGCATGCACTCGTTCGGCCACGCGGCCTACTTCGGCCTCGGTGCCTATGGTGCCGCGCTGCTGGTGCGCGCGAGCGGCATGCCGATGGAACTCGCGCTCATCGTCGCGCCGCTGGTCGCAGCCATCGGCGCCTTCGTCTACGGCTGGTTCGCGGTGCGGCTCTCGGGCGTGTACCTGGCCATGCTCACGCTGGCCTTCGCGCAGATCACCTGGGCCGTGGTCTACCAGTGGGATTCGTTCACCGGCGGCAGCAACGGGCTCACCGGCGTGTGGCCTTCGGAGTGGCTGTCGGACAAGCGCACCTATTACTGGCTCACACTGGTGCTGGTGGCAGCCGGCATTTTGATGTTGAGGCGCGTGCTGTTCTCGCCGTTCGGATATGCCTTGCGCGCGGGGCGCGATTCGGTGCTGCGGGCGGATGCGATCGGTATCGATGTGAAGCGCATGCAGTGGACTGCTTTTGTGATTGCCGGTGCTGCTGCGGGGCTTGCCGGGTCGCTCTATGCTTTTTCGAAGGGGAGCATTTCGCCTGAGAGCCTCAGTGTCGACAAATCGGTGGATGGGTTGGTGATGGTGCTGCTCGGGGGTATCCAGACGTTGGCGGGGCCGGTGGTGGGGGCTGTGACTTTCAGCTGGCTGCATGACACTGTGGCGCGCAATACCGACTATTGGCGGGCTACGTTGGGGGCGATCATCTTGTTGTTGGTGTTGCTGTTTCCGCAGGGGATTGCTGGGTTTGCCAAGCAGCTCAGTGAACGCTTGTTGCGGGGGCGTCGTTCGCAAGCGGATGTTGCTCTGAAGGAGAAGCGGACTTGA
- a CDS encoding amino acid synthesis family protein, which translates to MIDIRRVFTHVEHIHHEFGPRAATPLVRGAIGVVLTNPFAGRYEPDILPMMALLDPVGVDMAHRLHAAMDVPLAQIATYGKGAIVGAAGELEHGALWHVPGGYAMRELLGWKGDRAAYTAGKGEEKTGQPGNALSIVPSTKKVGPPGAALDVPLTNINASYVRGQFDAIEVRVPGAPAADEIVFILAMSTGYRVHARVGGLLAKDISKWDGLR; encoded by the coding sequence ATGATCGATATACGCCGCGTCTTCACCCATGTCGAGCACATCCACCACGAGTTCGGGCCGCGTGCCGCGACCCCGCTGGTGCGCGGTGCCATCGGCGTGGTGCTGACCAATCCGTTCGCGGGCCGCTACGAGCCCGACATCCTGCCGATGATGGCGCTGCTCGATCCCGTGGGCGTCGACATGGCGCACCGGCTGCATGCCGCGATGGACGTGCCGCTCGCGCAGATCGCCACCTACGGCAAGGGCGCCATCGTGGGCGCCGCGGGCGAGCTCGAGCACGGCGCGCTCTGGCATGTGCCCGGCGGCTATGCCATGCGCGAACTGCTTGGCTGGAAGGGCGACCGCGCGGCCTACACCGCCGGCAAGGGCGAGGAAAAGACAGGCCAGCCCGGCAATGCGCTCTCCATCGTGCCTTCGACCAAGAAGGTCGGGCCGCCCGGCGCCGCACTCGACGTGCCGCTCACCAACATCAACGCCAGCTATGTGCGCGGCCAGTTCGACGCCATCGAGGTGCGCGTGCCCGGTGCGCCAGCGGCCGACGAGATCGTCTTCATCCTGGCGATGAGCACGGGCTACCGCGTGCATGCGCGCGTGGGCGGCCTGCTCGCCAAGGACATCAGCAAATGGGACGGCCTGCGCTGA